The Halobacillus amylolyticus nucleotide sequence TCTGTAAAGCAGAAGAAGCAGGGAGATGGACACACCAACAATGGATATAGTCACCGAAATTTGTACGAGAGATTGGGTGACATCTAGCATATTCTTCATTAGCGAGTCACCTCCATAATGGCTTTTTCAAACGTTTCTTTGATTTCTGTGATTGATTCTTCTACATCTTCAATATGCATAGCGTGGACATAAATGACCGAATAATCCTCACTGATTACTAATGACAATGTTCCAGGTGTCAATGAAATCAAGTTCGCCAGCAGTGTAATTTCCCAGTTACTTTTTAACTCAGTTGGAAGTGCAAAAATACCAGGACTGACATCGAGTTTAGGGCGGTACACATTTTTTAGAATATCAATGTTTGAAAGGACCAGTTCTCGGATGAACAACATAATTAACTTGATCAATTTTGCTACTCTCTTTATATAAAACGCATCGGGAATAAACCTCTGAAGCAAAAAGAGCAGCCCAATACCTAACAAGTAGCCGACAAAGAATGTTTTAAAGTTGTAGGTCTCACTTAAGAACATCCACATTGCAGCCAAGATAATATTGATGACAATTTGAAATGGCATGTGTTTTCTACTCCTTTAGTACAGAATCGATATAGATTTCCGGATTCATAAGGTATTCGCCAATCCATTCAACGGATGGGTAGAACCATTCTGCACCGACTCCTAGAAGTACAGAAAGGGATAACAGGATTCCTATCGGCCAAGTCATTTGATGGGCAGCCCGCTTTCTCTCAGGGTGAGCAAGCTCTGTTTTTTCTCCCCAAAACCCTTGAATGAATATTCTTATCATAGAGAAGAGAATTAGCAGACTTGATACGAGTGCAGCAATGACAATAAAAATTTGTTCTTGTGCTAAACCTCCCTGTATAAGAAGAAGTTTTCCAATGAAGCCGCTAAAAGGTGGAATACCGGCTAGAACT carries:
- a CDS encoding Na+/H+ antiporter subunit E, which codes for MPFQIVINIILAAMWMFLSETYNFKTFFVGYLLGIGLLFLLQRFIPDAFYIKRVAKLIKLIMLFIRELVLSNIDILKNVYRPKLDVSPGIFALPTELKSNWEITLLANLISLTPGTLSLVISEDYSVIYVHAMHIEDVEESITEIKETFEKAIMEVTR